The proteins below come from a single Gimesia alba genomic window:
- a CDS encoding DUF1559 family PulG-like putative transporter — translation MNGQRWITVGVVLGLLLLVFGLLLPAIQDARETARKSTSKNNLKQLGLAFHNYHDTHRCFPPGGIVREDGAPMNGWITQLIPFCEASPFYSMINFQVSWNHSENREIFEETRPFLMIPGVEANYTSTGYGLTHYLGNPHLLYRNSSVTLDQIGNGIAHTWMVGEVAGNYQPWGYPFNWRPLGTKLCDGPESFGHPPWDGGHFLFADGHVAFFSDDITPEILSLLAAAPPIPSAEQMTVPEKRFKTDGFQWAEVSLQSDQEAKNIYYARVLQNSERIPLRMEVFSLVNFEKIEAEADEAMVKRYPLPQLLFRVEVNTDINARMKETSMSQETTPEQFQSNLKTLESLQKQLIHK, via the coding sequence ATGAACGGTCAGCGTTGGATTACTGTCGGTGTCGTGCTCGGTCTGTTGTTGCTGGTGTTTGGACTACTCTTACCTGCCATTCAAGATGCGAGAGAAACGGCGCGCAAGTCGACTTCCAAAAATAATCTGAAGCAGCTTGGGCTGGCGTTTCACAATTATCATGATACACATCGGTGCTTCCCCCCGGGGGGGATCGTTCGTGAAGATGGTGCACCGATGAATGGTTGGATCACACAGCTCATACCATTTTGTGAAGCCTCTCCTTTTTATTCCATGATCAATTTTCAGGTATCATGGAATCATTCGGAGAACAGAGAAATATTTGAGGAGACACGTCCGTTCTTGATGATTCCGGGAGTTGAGGCGAATTATACCAGCACAGGCTACGGGCTGACTCATTATCTGGGGAATCCGCATCTCCTATATCGCAACAGTTCTGTTACATTAGATCAAATAGGAAACGGTATCGCGCATACCTGGATGGTGGGTGAGGTGGCAGGCAATTATCAACCGTGGGGTTATCCGTTCAACTGGCGGCCACTGGGAACCAAACTGTGCGACGGACCGGAGAGTTTTGGTCATCCTCCCTGGGACGGTGGTCATTTTCTGTTTGCAGATGGTCATGTTGCTTTTTTTTCAGATGACATCACTCCTGAAATCTTAAGTCTTTTAGCAGCCGCGCCTCCCATTCCATCGGCGGAACAGATGACCGTTCCGGAGAAACGGTTTAAAACGGATGGTTTTCAATGGGCTGAAGTTTCACTTCAGTCAGACCAGGAAGCGAAGAATATCTATTACGCACGAGTTCTGCAAAATTCTGAAAGGATTCCGCTTCGGATGGAGGTCTTTTCATTAGTCAATTTCGAAAAAATTGAAGCAGAAGCAGATGAGGCAATGGTGAAAAGGTATCCTCTACCTCAGTTACTGTTTCGTGTCGAGGTGAACACAGACATCAATGCCAGAATGAAAGAAACCTCAATGTCACAGGAAACGACCCCCGAACAGTTCCAATCCAATCTGAAAACGCTGGAATCGCTGCAAAAACAATTGATACACAAATGA
- a CDS encoding DUF1559 family PulG-like putative transporter, whose amino-acid sequence MQRWVSVIIVLGLMLLLFGLLMPNVEQSLQQARKSSSKYNLQQIGSAILNYHETLGSLPPGGIIRDDETAMQGWLTMILPYMDGSPDYSWLDLNESWQSPRNAYVFDQSRPVFLIPGVEQHYTTAGFGLTHYLGNPNLLYRNSSVTFGQMENGTAHTWLAGEVTGDFQPWAYPFNWRPLGTKLCDGDDGYGRPEWKGGHLLFADGSVSFFSQGIDPGILERFAAAPPVATAEQIAAPDRVFPPRGTSWDRIELQSDPQSQRNYFAFALQAENDMLLVIQVFAVEKEPDPPPKKGGSPPLLILRVESATDITAALEETSMAQDTTPAQLAANVKTLQALQKRLVKQDSAR is encoded by the coding sequence ATGCAACGCTGGGTCAGTGTCATTATCGTGCTGGGACTAATGCTGCTGCTGTTTGGCCTGCTGATGCCAAACGTTGAGCAGTCTCTACAGCAGGCGCGGAAGAGCTCTTCAAAATATAACCTGCAGCAGATCGGGTCAGCGATTCTCAATTATCATGAGACGCTCGGCAGTCTCCCCCCCGGCGGCATCATTCGCGACGATGAGACCGCGATGCAGGGCTGGCTGACGATGATTCTTCCTTATATGGACGGGAGCCCAGATTATAGCTGGCTCGACTTGAATGAATCCTGGCAGAGTCCCCGCAATGCATATGTGTTTGATCAATCGCGCCCCGTGTTCCTGATCCCGGGTGTGGAGCAACACTATACCACAGCAGGTTTTGGCTTGACCCATTATCTGGGGAATCCGAATCTGTTGTATCGCAACAGTAGTGTCACCTTTGGACAAATGGAAAACGGAACCGCACATACCTGGCTGGCGGGTGAAGTGACCGGTGATTTTCAGCCATGGGCCTATCCTTTTAACTGGCGACCGCTGGGAACGAAACTGTGTGACGGCGACGATGGCTATGGACGGCCTGAGTGGAAAGGGGGGCATCTGCTGTTCGCCGATGGCAGCGTTTCTTTCTTTTCTCAGGGAATCGATCCCGGAATCCTGGAACGCTTTGCCGCGGCGCCACCCGTCGCGACAGCGGAACAGATCGCCGCCCCGGATCGAGTCTTTCCACCAAGGGGAACCTCATGGGATCGCATCGAGTTGCAGTCAGATCCCCAGAGCCAGCGGAACTATTTTGCCTTCGCGCTGCAGGCAGAGAATGACATGTTGCTGGTCATTCAGGTATTTGCGGTTGAGAAAGAGCCCGACCCGCCACCAAAAAAAGGAGGTAGCCCTCCCCTGTTAATCCTCCGCGTTGAATCCGCGACAGACATCACCGCGGCATTAGAGGAAACCTCAATGGCCCAGGATACAACCCCCGCGCAGTTGGCAGCGAATGTGAAAACACTGCAAGCGCTGCAGAAACGGTTGGTGAAACAAGACTCCGCCCGATAA
- a CDS encoding DUF1559 family PulG-like putative transporter: MTQQRRAGLTWVELCVILGIISLTIALLLPAVQSAREQARKSSWKNNLKSIGLALHNYHDDHRCFPPGGIIREDDTAMHGWMMMIMPYLDANPLSVMIDYDQPWDHPVNVPVFKRSIHYYMMLDVDLGLTSEGHSLTQVLGNPNLMHRNSQVGLKELNGEAAHNWLAGEIAGNYQPWGYPFNWRPLGTKLCDGPESFGHPAWDGGHLLLVDGRVSFFSDDTSPEILRRLANAPPVASREETAVPDHIFQLGNFYWKRFDLQSDPHGKNKYLVQVLRNPAGTPLQINVYVTKRFTPEELTYYKTSIEVLHLLSQITPSTDVASTLKATTLAEATSPAQFETNVKMLQTIQRRLPKTNSHEVRP, translated from the coding sequence ATGACTCAGCAACGTCGAGCAGGTCTGACCTGGGTGGAACTGTGTGTTATTCTAGGCATTATTTCCCTGACAATTGCCTTGCTCCTGCCCGCCGTGCAGAGTGCTCGAGAACAGGCCCGTAAGTCGAGTTGGAAAAATAATCTGAAGTCGATTGGTCTGGCACTTCACAATTATCATGATGATCATCGGTGCTTCCCCCCCGGCGGGATCATTCGTGAAGATGATACTGCCATGCACGGCTGGATGATGATGATCATGCCTTACCTGGATGCCAATCCGCTATCTGTCATGATTGACTATGATCAACCCTGGGATCACCCGGTAAATGTTCCCGTTTTTAAACGTTCGATTCATTATTATATGATGCTCGATGTGGATTTAGGATTGACCAGTGAAGGTCATAGTTTGACTCAGGTGCTTGGGAACCCGAATCTGATGCATCGCAACAGTCAGGTCGGACTCAAAGAACTGAACGGGGAGGCTGCCCATAACTGGTTGGCGGGAGAAATCGCTGGCAATTATCAGCCGTGGGGTTATCCATTTAACTGGCGACCGCTGGGAACCAAACTGTGTGATGGGCCAGAGAGTTTCGGTCATCCTGCCTGGGACGGCGGTCATCTGCTGCTTGTAGATGGTCGTGTCTCTTTTTTTTCGGATGACACCTCCCCCGAAATTTTAAGACGCCTGGCAAATGCCCCCCCTGTTGCATCCAGAGAAGAGACCGCTGTGCCGGATCACATCTTTCAACTCGGTAATTTTTACTGGAAACGTTTTGACCTGCAGTCTGATCCGCACGGGAAGAATAAATATCTGGTGCAAGTCTTGCGTAATCCAGCAGGGACGCCTTTGCAAATCAATGTCTATGTTACAAAAAGATTCACTCCCGAAGAATTGACATATTATAAAACCAGTATTGAAGTTCTGCATTTATTATCGCAGATCACTCCGTCTACCGACGTCGCCTCGACTCTCAAAGCCACAACCCTCGCGGAAGCGACGAGCCCTGCGCAGTTCGAGACGAATGTGAAAATGCTGCAGACGATTCAACGACGATTACCAAAAACCAATTCCCATGAGGTACGGCCATAA
- a CDS encoding pyridoxamine 5'-phosphate oxidase family protein, with translation MTRQFEFNPANVNTILDETWQHLTSAVETETHPWRLGNLATVAADRPRVRTVVLRDVQRGERELICYTDRRSDKVAELQESPWIEWVTYDPVTRVQIRLRGIATLHIDDDRAAQHWGNSSLEHRRSYITVSAPGTKAESAVPNLPDFLFDRLPNDEEAQLGFENFAVIVCRIDHLDWLQLRRNGHLAAQFLWTDKWEGHWKYA, from the coding sequence ATGACCAGACAATTTGAATTTAATCCCGCCAACGTCAACACAATCCTCGATGAGACCTGGCAGCACCTGACCTCAGCCGTTGAGACGGAAACCCATCCCTGGCGATTGGGAAATCTGGCGACAGTCGCCGCAGACAGGCCGCGCGTGCGGACTGTCGTGCTCAGGGACGTGCAGCGGGGAGAACGGGAACTCATCTGTTATACGGATCGACGGTCGGATAAGGTCGCCGAATTGCAAGAGTCCCCCTGGATCGAATGGGTAACCTACGATCCTGTCACACGAGTTCAGATTCGTCTGCGCGGCATCGCGACATTGCACATTGATGATGATCGAGCCGCACAACACTGGGGGAACAGCAGTCTCGAGCATCGTCGGAGCTATATCACGGTTTCCGCACCAGGCACCAAGGCGGAGAGCGCCGTCCCCAATCTGCCGGATTTCCTATTCGACCGTTTGCCTAACGATGAAGAAGCCCAGTTGGGTTTTGAAAACTTTGCGGTGATTGTCTGCCGCATCGATCATCTGGACTGGCTGCAGCTCCGCCGCAACGGTCATCTCGCGGCCCAGTTCCTCTGGACCGACAAGTGGGAAGGCCATTGGAAGTACGCGTGA